In one window of Leifsonia sp. NPDC080035 DNA:
- a CDS encoding acetylxylan esterase encodes MFTDLDEAGLLAYRSTQSRPSDFDAFWSDTIAAARAAAIDTVAVRVDSGLTTVDVYDVTFSGFDGQPVRAWLRVPAGTAAPLPAVVEFVGYGGGRGRAVENLFWASAGFAHLQMDTRGQGSMWSTGDTRDDAGSGPAVPGFLTRGVEDPETYYYRRLVTDAVRAVDVALAHPLIDGSRVSVLGFSQGGGLALAAAALQPGLARAFAFVPFLCDFPRAITITDREPYRELGRYLAVHRDRADAVLRTLSYVDGVNFAAGARVPIRFSAAMMDPTCPPSTVYGAFHAYAGPKELQLWTYNGHEGGGIDDEVGALRVLREHPQPVG; translated from the coding sequence GTGTTCACCGATCTCGACGAGGCGGGCCTGCTGGCCTACCGCAGCACCCAGTCGCGTCCCTCCGACTTCGACGCGTTCTGGTCGGACACGATCGCGGCCGCTCGGGCCGCCGCGATCGACACGGTCGCCGTTCGTGTCGATTCCGGGCTGACGACGGTGGACGTCTACGACGTGACGTTCTCGGGTTTCGACGGCCAGCCCGTGCGCGCCTGGCTGCGTGTTCCGGCGGGCACTGCGGCCCCGCTGCCCGCGGTCGTCGAGTTCGTGGGGTACGGCGGAGGCCGGGGCCGTGCGGTCGAGAACCTGTTCTGGGCGTCGGCGGGGTTCGCCCACCTGCAGATGGACACGCGCGGGCAGGGCTCCATGTGGAGCACGGGGGACACCCGCGACGACGCCGGTTCCGGCCCGGCCGTCCCCGGTTTCCTCACCCGCGGCGTCGAGGACCCGGAGACGTACTACTACCGCCGGCTGGTGACGGACGCCGTGCGCGCGGTGGACGTGGCCCTCGCGCATCCCCTCATCGACGGGTCCAGGGTGTCGGTGCTCGGGTTCAGCCAGGGCGGCGGGCTCGCGCTCGCCGCCGCCGCGCTGCAGCCGGGCCTTGCCCGGGCGTTCGCGTTCGTGCCGTTCCTCTGCGACTTCCCGCGCGCGATCACGATCACAGACCGCGAGCCGTACCGCGAGCTCGGCCGGTACCTCGCGGTGCACCGTGACCGCGCGGACGCGGTGCTGAGGACTCTCTCCTACGTTGACGGTGTGAACTTCGCGGCCGGCGCTCGTGTCCCCATCCGCTTCTCGGCGGCCATGATGGACCCGACCTGTCCGCCGTCGACGGTGTACGGCGCGTTCCACGCCTACGCGGGCCCGAAGGAGCTGCAGCTGTGGACCTACAACGGCCATGAGGGCGGCGGCATCGACGACGAGGTCGGGGCGCTGCGGGTGCTGCGGGAGCATCCGCAGCCGGTGGGATGA
- a CDS encoding carbohydrate ABC transporter permease: MRTEQRRASAAPAAVAERRRSHPGRRAVLYIVLLVMAIPFLFPTWWMITSSFKTVNEIFAFPPSLIPMDPTMEAYVKAFTFQPFARQYFNSAYIAVVVTAVTMLISSMAGYAFARIRFRGQNVLFLVVLAGLLIPSEVTIVPLFQMFNTLGLVNTHWPLILVTSFGAPSVLATFIMRQFYISLPAELEEAARLDGLGRPAIWWRIAMPLARPALAAVAIFTFLNVWNLYLEPTVYLTSPELFTLPQALTRFVDAYSGPMWNVQLAAATMTAVPVLIVFVVAQRQFVQGLAQTGLKG; encoded by the coding sequence ATGAGAACTGAGCAGAGGAGAGCGTCCGCTGCTCCGGCCGCCGTCGCCGAACGGCGCCGGTCGCACCCGGGCCGCCGGGCCGTGCTGTACATCGTGCTGCTGGTGATGGCGATCCCGTTCCTGTTTCCGACGTGGTGGATGATCACGTCGTCGTTCAAGACGGTGAACGAGATCTTCGCGTTCCCGCCGTCGCTGATCCCCATGGATCCGACGATGGAGGCCTACGTGAAGGCGTTCACGTTTCAGCCGTTCGCGCGGCAGTACTTCAACAGCGCCTACATCGCGGTGGTCGTCACCGCCGTCACCATGCTGATCTCATCGATGGCCGGGTACGCGTTCGCGCGCATCCGGTTCCGCGGGCAGAACGTGCTGTTCCTGGTCGTGCTGGCGGGGCTGCTCATCCCGAGCGAGGTGACGATCGTTCCGCTGTTCCAGATGTTCAACACGCTGGGGCTGGTCAACACGCACTGGCCGCTCATCCTGGTGACTTCGTTCGGCGCGCCGAGCGTGCTCGCGACGTTCATCATGCGGCAGTTCTACATCTCCCTGCCGGCGGAGCTGGAGGAGGCGGCACGGCTGGACGGCCTCGGCCGCCCGGCCATCTGGTGGCGGATCGCCATGCCGCTGGCTCGTCCGGCGCTCGCCGCGGTCGCGATCTTCACGTTCCTGAACGTGTGGAATCTGTACCTCGAGCCGACGGTGTACCTCACCTCTCCGGAACTGTTCACGCTTCCGCAAGCGCTGACCCGCTTCGTCGACGCGTACAGCGGTCCGATGTGGAACGTGCAGCTGGCGGCGGCGACCATGACCGCCGTGCCCGTGCTCATCGTCTTCGTGGTGGCGCAGAGGCAGTTCGTCCAAGGGCTGGCCCAGACTGGTCTGAAGGGCTGA
- a CDS encoding sugar ABC transporter permease gives MQRRESLTGYLFVAPQLLGIVLFVLVPLGLVVYYSFHEWNVLSGSIQYVGADNYAKLLSDPQLGEVLSVTTVFSVGLVFLNIPLALLLAVLLNRKGRGIAFFRTVFFSPVVVSIVAWTIVWGFLLQDNGGINGFLRIFHITGPNWLQSGPTALAAVIVVQVFKNVGLNMVLFLSALQGVPTELYEAGRMDGAGGGTLFRRITLPLISPTILLTVIITIVGALQVFAQIAVLTAGGPGLSTTVLVYYLFQQAFDFHHFGYGSTLAILLFVIVLVLTVVQWQLRKRWVFYEN, from the coding sequence ATGCAGCGGCGCGAGTCGCTGACCGGCTACCTGTTCGTCGCACCCCAGCTGCTCGGCATCGTGCTGTTCGTGCTGGTGCCGCTCGGCCTCGTCGTCTACTACAGCTTCCACGAGTGGAACGTGCTCTCCGGCTCGATCCAGTACGTGGGGGCCGACAACTACGCGAAGCTGCTGAGCGACCCGCAGCTCGGCGAAGTGCTGAGCGTCACCACGGTGTTCTCGGTCGGACTGGTGTTCCTGAACATCCCGCTGGCGCTGCTGCTGGCCGTCCTGCTCAACCGCAAGGGGCGTGGGATCGCGTTCTTCCGCACCGTCTTCTTCTCGCCGGTGGTCGTCTCGATCGTCGCGTGGACGATCGTGTGGGGCTTCCTGCTCCAGGACAACGGCGGCATCAACGGCTTCCTCCGCATCTTCCACATCACGGGCCCGAACTGGCTGCAGAGCGGCCCGACCGCGCTCGCCGCCGTGATCGTCGTCCAGGTCTTCAAGAACGTCGGCCTGAACATGGTGCTTTTCCTGTCTGCCCTTCAGGGCGTCCCGACCGAGCTCTACGAGGCCGGGCGCATGGACGGCGCGGGCGGCGGGACGCTGTTCCGGCGGATCACGCTGCCGCTGATCTCACCGACCATCCTGCTGACCGTCATCATCACCATCGTCGGGGCCCTGCAGGTGTTCGCCCAGATCGCCGTGCTCACGGCGGGCGGGCCAGGGCTGTCGACGACGGTGCTCGTCTACTACCTGTTCCAGCAGGCGTTCGACTTCCATCACTTCGGCTACGGCTCGACGCTCGCGATCCTGCTCTTCGTGATCGTCCTCGTCCTGACCGTCGTCCAGTGGCAACTCCGCAAGAGGTGGGTCTTCTATGAGAACTGA
- a CDS encoding sugar ABC transporter substrate-binding protein → MRPATKLTGAAVVAVAALALAGCSSSPSAPATSAAAGSVNLRMTTWTADAAQLAVFTSIADEYKKDHPEIGKITFDSLPAADYATTLTTQIAGGQQPDLAWVMEADAPDFVSSGALAPLTDTLKSTKGYDYADIGKDAAKLWTTGGQLYAYPFSTSPFVVFANDDLLAAAGEPSSAELKAQGKWNWKDLAAVGAQVNQKTGKQGTVIRDFDYQTWSNLATVWDSFGASPWSADGKTCTFDSKKMQSAFTYLHDATFDQHAFPGPGTKADFFAGDSAFTVTQISRATLLTDAFKWNIQTLPEGEDGQQNVIGQAGIGVLAKGKNAEEAKKFLAFFTNPGNAKQLAQYFPPPRTSLLTVDTLSATNKKLTKEQIENVVLPSFKNAVTKPSHANSAEIAAKVKTALDPMWQPGADVASVLKGVCTAISPLLGS, encoded by the coding sequence ATGAGACCAGCAACGAAGCTGACGGGGGCCGCGGTCGTCGCGGTCGCCGCGCTAGCGCTCGCGGGCTGCAGCAGCAGCCCGTCCGCACCCGCGACCTCCGCTGCGGCGGGCAGCGTCAACCTGCGTATGACCACGTGGACGGCCGACGCGGCCCAGCTCGCCGTGTTCACCTCCATCGCGGACGAGTACAAGAAGGATCACCCCGAGATCGGCAAGATCACCTTCGACTCCCTTCCCGCCGCCGACTACGCAACCACGCTGACCACGCAGATCGCCGGCGGTCAGCAGCCCGACCTGGCCTGGGTCATGGAGGCGGACGCCCCCGACTTCGTGAGCTCGGGCGCGCTCGCGCCGCTCACCGACACACTGAAGTCCACGAAGGGCTACGACTACGCCGACATCGGGAAGGATGCCGCGAAACTGTGGACGACCGGCGGTCAGCTGTACGCCTACCCGTTCTCCACGTCGCCGTTCGTCGTGTTCGCCAACGACGACCTGCTCGCCGCCGCCGGGGAGCCGAGCTCGGCGGAGCTGAAGGCCCAGGGCAAGTGGAACTGGAAGGACCTCGCCGCCGTGGGCGCGCAGGTCAACCAGAAGACCGGCAAGCAGGGCACGGTGATCCGCGACTTCGACTACCAGACCTGGAGCAACCTGGCGACGGTGTGGGACTCGTTCGGCGCCTCGCCCTGGTCGGCCGACGGCAAGACCTGCACCTTCGACTCGAAGAAGATGCAGAGCGCCTTCACCTACCTCCACGATGCGACGTTCGACCAGCACGCGTTCCCAGGTCCCGGGACGAAGGCGGACTTCTTCGCCGGCGACAGCGCGTTCACCGTCACCCAGATCTCCCGGGCGACGCTGCTGACGGATGCATTCAAATGGAACATCCAGACCCTCCCGGAGGGTGAGGACGGACAGCAGAACGTCATCGGGCAGGCCGGCATCGGCGTGCTGGCGAAGGGCAAGAACGCCGAGGAGGCCAAGAAGTTCCTCGCGTTCTTCACCAACCCGGGCAACGCGAAGCAGCTGGCGCAGTACTTCCCGCCGCCCCGCACGTCCCTGCTGACCGTGGACACTCTCTCCGCGACGAACAAGAAGCTCACCAAGGAGCAGATCGAGAACGTCGTGCTCCCCTCCTTCAAGAATGCGGTGACGAAGCCGAGTCACGCCAACTCGGCGGAGATCGCTGCGAAGGTGAAGACCGCGCTCGACCCGATGTGGCAGCCGGGAGCCGACGTGGCCTCCGTCCTGAAGGGCGTCTGCACCGCGATCTCGCCGCTGCTGGGGTCATGA
- a CDS encoding FAD-dependent oxidoreductase produces MSGRTPSPTVVTGDRADVVVVGGGLGGVSAALSALKAGRSVILTEQFAWLGGQLTSQAVTLDEHTWIEQFGSTASYRDLRDGIRDYYRANYPLSAAARAERHLNPGAGLVSRLCAEPRVGVAVIEGMLAPFRSSGRLRILQPAVPVDAEVDGDHVVSVTVRRLDTGEAVTLRGDLFVDATETGELLPLTGTEYVVGSESRAETGEPSAPEVGDPQNVQALSWCFVVDHIDGEDHTIDRPADYDEWRAFQPDFWGAPMMSLTAPHPRTLEIVTRSFDPTIDDDPFAAVADQRADGGDHELWIFRRMLAKKVLQPGAIESDIVLVNWPMIDYIGGSIIDSEDAEKHLVAAKAQSRAMLYWLQTEAPRPDGGTGWPGLRLRPDVTGTDDGFAQAPYIRESRRIRAEYTVVEGDLSVEVRGNADPATYPDSVGVGMYRIDLHPSTGGDNYIDVASVPFEIPLGALIPVRMQNLLPAGKNVGTTHITNGAFRLHPVEWGIGEAVGWLAAFCLDRATDPRAVRNTPSLLEEFQSLLAANGVELHWPDVSGY; encoded by the coding sequence GTGAGCGGCCGCACGCCGTCTCCGACGGTCGTGACAGGGGACCGTGCCGACGTCGTCGTGGTCGGCGGCGGCCTCGGCGGCGTCTCGGCGGCGCTGTCGGCGCTGAAGGCGGGCCGCAGCGTCATCCTGACCGAGCAGTTCGCGTGGCTCGGCGGCCAGCTCACCAGTCAGGCCGTCACCCTCGACGAGCACACGTGGATCGAGCAGTTCGGCTCGACCGCCTCCTACCGCGACCTGCGCGACGGCATCCGCGACTACTACCGTGCGAACTACCCGCTCTCGGCCGCGGCCCGCGCAGAGCGCCACCTCAACCCCGGCGCGGGACTGGTGAGCCGTCTGTGTGCGGAGCCGCGCGTCGGCGTCGCCGTCATCGAGGGGATGCTGGCGCCGTTCCGCAGCTCGGGTCGTCTCCGCATCCTCCAGCCCGCCGTCCCCGTCGACGCGGAGGTGGACGGCGATCACGTCGTCTCCGTCACCGTGCGCCGGCTCGACACCGGCGAGGCGGTGACGCTCCGCGGCGACCTGTTCGTGGACGCGACGGAGACCGGTGAGCTCCTGCCGCTCACCGGGACCGAGTACGTGGTCGGGAGCGAGAGCCGCGCCGAGACCGGCGAGCCGAGCGCGCCCGAGGTGGGGGATCCGCAGAACGTGCAGGCGCTCTCCTGGTGCTTCGTCGTCGACCACATCGACGGCGAAGACCACACCATCGATCGCCCCGCGGACTACGACGAGTGGCGCGCATTCCAGCCGGACTTCTGGGGCGCTCCCATGATGAGCCTCACCGCGCCGCACCCTCGCACGCTCGAGATCGTCACGCGCAGCTTCGACCCGACCATCGACGACGACCCGTTCGCGGCCGTCGCCGACCAGCGCGCCGACGGCGGCGACCACGAGCTCTGGATCTTCCGCCGCATGCTCGCGAAGAAGGTCCTGCAGCCCGGTGCGATCGAGAGCGACATCGTGCTGGTCAACTGGCCGATGATCGACTACATCGGCGGCTCGATCATCGACAGCGAGGACGCGGAGAAGCACCTCGTTGCGGCCAAAGCGCAGTCCAGGGCGATGCTCTACTGGCTGCAGACCGAGGCGCCCAGGCCCGACGGCGGGACGGGCTGGCCGGGTCTGCGGCTGCGCCCGGACGTCACCGGAACGGACGACGGCTTCGCGCAGGCGCCATACATCCGCGAATCCCGGCGCATCCGCGCCGAGTACACGGTGGTCGAGGGGGACCTCTCCGTCGAGGTCCGCGGCAACGCGGACCCGGCGACGTACCCGGACTCGGTCGGCGTCGGCATGTACCGCATCGACCTGCACCCCTCCACCGGAGGCGACAACTACATCGACGTCGCCTCCGTCCCCTTCGAGATCCCGCTCGGAGCACTCATCCCGGTCCGGATGCAGAACCTGCTCCCCGCGGGAAAGAACGTCGGCACCACCCACATCACCAACGGAGCGTTCCGGCTCCACCCGGTGGAGTGGGGCATCGGCGAGGCGGTCGGCTGGCTAGCGGCCTTCTGCCTGGACCGCGCGACGGATCCTCGCGCGGTCCGCAACACCCCCTCCCTTCTGGAGGAGTTCCAGTCCCTGCTGGCCGCGAACGGCGTCGAACTGCACTGGCCCGACGTCTCCGGCTACTAA
- a CDS encoding LacI family DNA-binding transcriptional regulator has translation MAPSRAPRITQRTIAELAGVSQATVSLVLNGRSDNGVRIPEETRERVLAVIRQTTYVADPVARSLAGSANNLVGVFTYEHAFPNETSDFYTPLLTGIESEAETRGLDLLMFTSAPLVDGRRRIFHENSRLRLADGCLLLGREMDADELARLRDSGYPFVAIGRRDVEGVAFVGVDYATPTRQLARMAVAAGHHSAFYARLSLSLTAESSRDRHDALIDELTSAGVAVDQAETTEAGLASVWRRVREGEATVLFVEDPTDAEGLHALAAADGVAVPDDLSFVVLGEHGRGGGDVDFTRLSAPRTELGSRAVVLLDQLLNGTRGQEELPVQQLLECTVIDGSTLAAPRAGAAR, from the coding sequence ATGGCGCCGAGCCGGGCACCGCGCATCACCCAGCGCACCATCGCCGAGCTCGCCGGGGTGAGCCAGGCGACCGTGTCGCTCGTGCTCAACGGCCGCTCCGACAACGGCGTCCGCATCCCGGAGGAGACCCGCGAGCGGGTGCTCGCCGTCATCCGGCAGACCACCTACGTCGCCGACCCGGTGGCCCGCAGCCTCGCCGGCTCGGCCAACAACCTCGTCGGCGTCTTCACCTACGAGCACGCCTTCCCCAACGAGACGTCCGACTTCTACACGCCGCTTCTGACGGGCATCGAGTCCGAGGCGGAGACGCGCGGCCTCGACCTGCTCATGTTCACCAGCGCGCCCCTCGTCGACGGCCGCCGCCGGATCTTCCACGAGAACAGCCGGCTCCGGCTCGCCGACGGCTGCCTGTTGCTCGGACGCGAGATGGATGCCGACGAGCTCGCGCGGCTGCGCGACAGCGGCTATCCCTTCGTCGCGATCGGTCGCCGCGATGTCGAGGGCGTCGCGTTCGTGGGAGTCGACTACGCGACGCCCACCCGGCAGCTGGCGCGCATGGCCGTCGCGGCCGGCCACCACTCCGCGTTCTACGCGCGGCTCTCGCTCTCGCTCACCGCGGAATCGTCCCGCGACCGTCACGACGCCCTGATCGACGAGCTGACCTCCGCCGGGGTCGCCGTCGATCAGGCGGAGACCACAGAAGCCGGCCTGGCGTCCGTCTGGCGCCGGGTCAGAGAAGGAGAAGCGACAGTGCTGTTCGTAGAAGATCCGACCGATGCGGAAGGGCTGCACGCTCTCGCTGCGGCCGACGGGGTCGCCGTGCCGGACGACCTCTCGTTCGTCGTGCTCGGCGAGCACGGGCGCGGCGGCGGCGACGTGGACTTCACGCGCCTCAGCGCGCCCCGCACCGAGCTCGGCTCCCGCGCGGTCGTCCTCCTCGACCAGCTCCTCAACGGGACTCGTGGCCAGGAGGAGCTCCCGGTGCAGCAGCTCCTGGAGTGCACGGTGATCGACGGCTCGACCTTGGCCGCACCCCGCGCGGGAGCCGCCCGGTGA
- a CDS encoding polysaccharide lyase 8 family protein, translating into MSANEPSRSTVSRRTVLVAGAAAVPVIAAGSALLPAAPARAATAADYARVRAQWRSTLIGDYDLSDTVVKDYVTASAAEAKVLWDSLNTSSGRTFLWADLDSSTVSAIQRNNMGRLRTLALALSSPGSALYDSAQLRADIVSALDWFLANKYGVTNRYDNWWDFQIGIPLALNDVCVLLYDELGTTRIATAMAAIKRYAPDPTETGGAVSTGANRNWACSIAILRGALSQDTATIAGAKTAYADVFPYATSLDGFYTDGGFIQHKYYSYNGGYAVSLLQYLTYSMVATAGTPWAFTSPRVSEVYDWVQRNYAPWIHSGAFMDMTRGRGLSRFYETDHRVGRLTIATLLQLAAVLPAAQAATVRALCKGWIQRDTFLPFFAYDSVPIEQVRLSSIALGRAVVTDASVPAAAEPADTVIATSMARAVHRRPGFAFGVAMDSTVIGPFESANQENLQGWYTGEGAVYLYLPGQTGHWANQYWPTVNKYRIPGTTLDTRPRTPGASRSNGNTWTGGALLDGDAAIGMGLKIASSTLVGRKSWFCLGDAIVCLGGGISSSDGYTVETIIENRNIGPNGQTVPVIDGAAVLTAPGGTPTAFTPGWAWIPNIGGYVFPAGGTVTGAREDRSGRWTDMDHRGVYDDGTSYSRRFVTLWFDHGVNPANASYAYIQLPAATQAQTAGMAASTDIAVVANTFDVQAVTRASTGTTMANIWTAEGGSAAGVSTDTRASLVVTRSGGRLSLAVSDPTQKVTGPVTVTLDQPATGTIQADPGITVLALSPVVKVSVDVTGAAGKTFTARFSV; encoded by the coding sequence ATGTCAGCGAACGAACCGTCCCGTTCCACCGTCTCGCGCCGCACGGTCCTCGTGGCCGGCGCGGCGGCCGTCCCCGTCATCGCAGCCGGGTCGGCCCTCCTCCCCGCCGCGCCCGCCCGCGCGGCCACCGCCGCCGACTACGCACGCGTCCGCGCCCAGTGGCGCAGCACGCTCATCGGCGACTACGACCTCTCCGACACCGTCGTCAAGGACTACGTCACCGCGTCGGCCGCCGAGGCGAAGGTCCTCTGGGACTCCCTGAACACCTCCTCGGGCCGCACCTTCCTCTGGGCGGATCTGGACAGCAGCACGGTCTCGGCCATCCAGCGCAACAACATGGGCCGGCTCCGCACGCTCGCGCTCGCGCTCTCCTCCCCCGGCTCGGCGCTGTACGACAGCGCGCAGCTGCGGGCGGATATCGTCTCCGCCCTCGACTGGTTCCTCGCGAACAAATACGGCGTCACGAACCGCTACGACAACTGGTGGGACTTCCAGATCGGCATCCCCCTCGCCCTGAACGACGTCTGCGTGCTGCTCTACGACGAGCTCGGCACAACGCGGATCGCGACCGCGATGGCGGCGATCAAGCGTTATGCACCCGATCCGACCGAGACCGGGGGCGCTGTCTCGACCGGAGCCAACCGCAACTGGGCGTGCTCCATCGCGATCCTCCGCGGCGCGCTCAGCCAGGACACCGCCACGATCGCGGGCGCCAAGACCGCGTACGCCGACGTCTTCCCGTACGCGACGAGCCTCGACGGCTTCTACACCGACGGCGGGTTCATCCAGCACAAGTACTACTCGTACAACGGCGGCTATGCCGTCTCACTGCTGCAGTACCTGACCTATTCGATGGTCGCGACGGCGGGGACGCCGTGGGCGTTCACATCGCCCCGGGTCTCCGAGGTCTATGACTGGGTGCAGCGCAACTACGCGCCGTGGATCCACTCCGGCGCGTTCATGGACATGACCCGCGGCCGCGGCCTCTCGCGCTTCTACGAGACCGACCACCGCGTCGGCCGGCTCACGATCGCGACGCTGCTCCAGCTGGCCGCGGTGCTCCCGGCGGCGCAGGCCGCGACCGTGCGCGCACTCTGCAAGGGCTGGATCCAGCGCGACACCTTCCTGCCGTTCTTCGCGTACGACAGCGTGCCGATCGAGCAGGTGCGGCTGTCGTCCATCGCGCTGGGCCGCGCCGTCGTGACGGACGCATCCGTGCCGGCGGCGGCCGAGCCGGCCGACACCGTCATCGCGACCTCGATGGCCCGTGCCGTGCACCGGCGGCCGGGATTCGCGTTCGGCGTCGCGATGGACAGCACGGTGATCGGGCCGTTCGAGAGCGCCAACCAGGAGAACCTGCAGGGCTGGTACACGGGCGAGGGCGCGGTGTACCTGTACCTGCCCGGTCAGACGGGCCACTGGGCCAACCAGTACTGGCCGACCGTGAACAAGTACCGCATCCCCGGAACGACCCTCGACACCCGGCCTCGCACTCCGGGCGCAAGCCGCAGCAACGGCAACACCTGGACCGGGGGCGCCCTGCTCGACGGCGACGCCGCGATCGGGATGGGGCTCAAGATCGCCTCGTCCACGCTGGTCGGCCGGAAATCCTGGTTCTGCCTCGGCGACGCGATCGTCTGCCTCGGAGGCGGCATCTCGAGCAGCGACGGCTACACGGTCGAGACGATCATCGAGAACCGCAACATCGGCCCGAACGGTCAGACCGTCCCGGTGATCGACGGCGCAGCCGTGCTCACCGCCCCCGGCGGCACACCGACCGCCTTCACGCCGGGCTGGGCGTGGATCCCGAACATCGGCGGCTATGTGTTCCCCGCGGGCGGCACGGTCACGGGCGCCCGCGAGGACCGCAGCGGGCGGTGGACCGACATGGACCACCGCGGGGTCTACGACGACGGCACCAGCTATTCGCGCCGCTTCGTCACCCTCTGGTTCGACCATGGAGTGAACCCCGCGAACGCGAGCTACGCATACATCCAGCTGCCCGCTGCGACGCAGGCGCAGACCGCAGGGATGGCCGCATCGACGGACATCGCCGTCGTCGCCAACACCTTCGACGTCCAGGCGGTCACCCGGGCGAGCACGGGGACGACGATGGCGAACATCTGGACCGCGGAGGGCGGGAGCGCGGCGGGCGTCAGCACCGACACACGCGCCTCGCTCGTCGTGACACGATCCGGAGGCCGTCTCTCGCTGGCGGTCAGCGACCCGACCCAGAAGGTGACCGGGCCCGTGACCGTGACACTCGACCAGCCCGCGACGGGCACCATCCAGGCCGACCCCGGCATCACCGTCCTCGCCCTGTCCCCCGTCGTGAAGGTCTCCGTCGATGTGACCGGAGCGGCGGGGAAGACGTTCACCGCACGGTTCTCGGTGTAG
- a CDS encoding Type 1 glutamine amidotransferase-like domain-containing protein, whose translation MKLLLTSGGVTNSRIREALAGMLGRPIADCTALFIPTAQWGQPACGPETVWKSTADRWDDEPGLVGLGWRSVGVLELTALPSIPPERWMPWVRDADVLLVDGGEARYLYTWLLQSGLAALLPELRDTVWVGVSAGSMVLTPRVGPEFLDWQPDGPDDTLGLVDFSIFPHLDYPGWSQNTLAAARRWAERIPGRSYAIDDQTAIAVVDGSVEVVSDGQWHQFDT comes from the coding sequence ATGAAGCTGCTGCTCACGTCGGGAGGCGTCACCAACTCCCGCATCCGCGAGGCACTGGCCGGGATGCTCGGCAGACCGATCGCCGACTGCACCGCCCTGTTCATCCCGACCGCGCAGTGGGGGCAGCCCGCGTGCGGACCGGAGACGGTCTGGAAGTCCACGGCGGATCGCTGGGACGACGAGCCGGGACTCGTCGGCCTCGGCTGGAGGTCGGTCGGCGTGCTCGAGCTGACCGCGCTGCCGAGCATCCCGCCCGAGCGGTGGATGCCGTGGGTGCGCGACGCCGACGTGCTGCTGGTCGACGGCGGGGAGGCGCGCTACCTGTACACATGGCTGCTGCAGTCCGGTCTCGCCGCGCTGCTGCCGGAGCTGCGCGACACCGTCTGGGTGGGCGTCAGCGCGGGCAGCATGGTGCTGACCCCCCGCGTGGGCCCGGAGTTCCTCGACTGGCAGCCGGACGGCCCCGACGACACGCTCGGCCTCGTCGACTTCTCGATCTTCCCGCACCTGGACTACCCCGGCTGGTCGCAGAACACGCTCGCGGCGGCGCGGCGCTGGGCCGAGCGCATCCCCGGCCGGTCGTACGCGATCGACGACCAGACCGCGATCGCCGTGGTCGACGGCAGCGTCGAGGTCGTCAGCGATGGCCAGTGGCACCAGTTCGACACCTGA
- a CDS encoding zinc-binding dehydrogenase, with translation MKAWVLDEVHGSLTEKEVPTPAPGPGQVLLRVVASGLCHSDVGYMEGVIPLTIPLPVILGHEASGTIAEVGDGVTGWSVGDAVASAIAPDDAPGVSRDGAYAEYTIVNAEKLVRLPEGMDWSQAAAATDAGLTSYTGVVVYGQVKSGDRVGIVGLGGLGMTGAQIALAQGATVVGVEPREALWETAKGHGVQEVVADVAELEGRDLDVVIDFAGFGTTTSGAIRAVKTRGRVVLVGLGRSEWTINSIDLVSRAIDLQGATVAGVPEHLEEVLALMADGRVTVKAEEIAFADIPDGLARLQRGEVNGRLVARLDA, from the coding sequence ATGAAGGCATGGGTTCTCGACGAGGTCCACGGATCCCTCACGGAGAAGGAGGTCCCGACGCCGGCGCCCGGCCCGGGTCAAGTGCTGCTGAGGGTGGTCGCGTCCGGCCTGTGCCACAGCGACGTCGGCTACATGGAGGGCGTCATCCCGCTCACGATCCCGTTGCCGGTGATCCTCGGCCACGAGGCGTCCGGCACCATCGCCGAGGTCGGCGACGGCGTCACGGGGTGGAGCGTCGGCGACGCCGTCGCGAGCGCCATCGCGCCCGACGACGCCCCCGGGGTGTCCCGGGACGGCGCGTACGCGGAGTACACGATCGTGAATGCCGAGAAGCTGGTCCGACTGCCCGAGGGGATGGACTGGTCGCAGGCCGCGGCGGCGACGGACGCGGGGCTGACCTCGTACACCGGCGTCGTCGTCTACGGACAGGTGAAGAGTGGGGACCGCGTCGGCATCGTCGGCCTCGGCGGGCTCGGGATGACGGGCGCGCAGATCGCGCTCGCGCAGGGCGCCACCGTCGTCGGCGTCGAGCCGCGCGAAGCGCTGTGGGAGACGGCGAAGGGCCACGGCGTCCAGGAGGTCGTCGCTGACGTCGCCGAACTCGAGGGCCGCGACCTCGATGTCGTCATCGACTTCGCGGGCTTCGGCACCACCACCTCCGGCGCGATCCGGGCCGTCAAGACCCGCGGTCGCGTTGTGCTCGTCGGGCTCGGCCGCTCCGAGTGGACGATCAACTCGATCGACCTCGTCAGCCGCGCCATCGACCTGCAGGGGGCGACGGTGGCCGGGGTGCCCGAGCACCTCGAAGAGGTCCTGGCGCTGATGGCGGACGGACGCGTCACGGTCAAGGCGGAGGAGATCGCGTTCGCCGACATCCCCGACGGGCTCGCGCGTCTGCAGCGCGGCGAGGTGAACGGACGTCTGGTGGCCCGCCTCGACGCCTGA